From Garra rufa chromosome 19, GarRuf1.0, whole genome shotgun sequence, the proteins below share one genomic window:
- the supt6h gene encoding transcription elongation factor SPT6 isoform X2 produces the protein MSDFIESEAEESEEEFEEKDLKPKKTQRFMEDDEEEEENTEDQDEHGNLRGLIDDGDVEEEEEEPRSAPEDSDSGEEVRHRRRKRSYDDYLDDDDLDLIEENLGVKVKRRKKKYSRVKTMDDEGEDDEKDMIADEIFTGDGDGEGEVEEGEAVDTLHQREDEEEEDDEESDIDDFIVDDDGQPITKKKGKKFSGYTDAALQEAQEIFGGDFDFAEFDTEAYDHAEEEEEDQDDESWDRPKKQTKRRVGRRSIFEIYEPSELESSHMTDQDNEIRSTDMPERFQLRAIPVKPAEDDELEEEAEWIYRNAFSTPTISMQESTDYLDRGTTTNFSRKGPSTIAKIKEALNFMRNQHFEVPFIAFYRKEYVEPELNINDLWKVWQWDEKWTQLKTRKQNLTRLFQRMQSYQFEQISADPDKPLADSTRPLDTTDMERLKDVQSLDELGDVYNHFLLYYGRDIPKMQNATKATKKKLKKIKEVSEEDGEEVEVEEEEEEEEQKGPDLKQASRRDMYSICQSAGLDGLAKKFGLTPEQFGENLRDSYQRHETEQFPAEPLELAKDYVCSQFSTPEAVLEGARYMVAMQIAREPLVRHVLRQTFQERAKINIKPTKKGKKDVDEAHYAYSFKYLKNKPVKELSGDQFLKMCLAEEEGLLAIDICIDLVGVKGYGDQTYFDEIKQFYYRDEFSHQVQEWNKQRTLAIERSLQQFLYPQMAKELKNKLVAEAKDNIVKSCCKKLYNWLKVAPYRPDQQVEEDDDLMDESQGKGIRVLGVAFASGRDTPVFCSLINGEGEVVDFLRLPYFLKRRNAWREDEREKKLQDIENLKKFLLSKKPHVVAVAGENRDAHMVMEDIKRTISELEQDSSLPVVGVEQVDNELAVLYMNSKKSEADFRDYPPLLRQAVSVARKIQDPLVEFAQVCSSDEDILCLKLHPLQEHVVKEELLGALYCEFINRVNEVGVDVNRAIAHPYTQSLVQYICGLGPRKGSHLLKILKQNNTRLENRTQLVTMCHMGPKVFINCAGFIKIDTASLGDSTDSYIEVLDGSRVHPETYEWARKMAVDALEYDESAEDANPAGALEEILENPERLKDLDLDAFAEELERQGYGNKGITLYDIRAELSCRYKDLRAPYRPPNTEEVFNMLTKETPETFYIGKLITCVVTGIAHRRPQGESYDQAIRNDETGLWQCPFCQQDNFPELSEVWNHFDSGSCPGQAIGVRTRLDNAVTGFIPTKFLSDKVVKHPEERVKVGMTVHCRIMKIDIEKFNVDLTCRTSDLGDKNNEWKLPKDTYYDFDAETDDVKQEEEQKKKQQRTTYIKRVIAHPSFHNINFKQAEKMMESMDQGDVVIRPSSKGENHLTVTWKVADGIYQHVDVREEGKENAFSLGHTLWINTEEFEDLDEITARYVQPMAAFARDLLSHKYFHECNGGDRKKMEELLVRSKKEKPTFIPYYVSACRDLPGKFLLGYQPRGKPRIEYVTITPDGFRYRSQIFPTVNGLFRWFKDHYQDPVPGVTPTSSRTRTPASVNATPANINIADLTRAVNALPRNMTSQMFNAIAAVTGQGQNPNTTPAQWASSQYGYSGGSSAGGGGSSSAYHVFATPQQPIATPMMTPSYSYTTPGQQQAMTTPQYPSSTPQSSHGHHQHSSSTPSSSSSRVRTPQPKTSSHTAVDWGKMAEQWLQEKEAERRKQKTPRMTPRPSPSPMIESTPMSIAGDATPLLDEMDR, from the exons ATGTCTGACTTCATCGAGAGCGAGGCTGAGGAGTCAGAGGAGGAGTTTGAGGAGAAAGACCTGAAGCCCAAGAAGACGCAGAGATTTATGGAAGATGATG aagaggaagaagagaATACTGAAGATCAGGATGAGCATGGAAACCTGAGAGGACTCATTGATGATGGCGAtgtggaagaagaagaagaagaaccgCGAAGTGCACCAGAGGACAGTGACTCTGGTGAAGAGGTCCGTCATCGTCGCAGGAAACGAA GTTACGATGACTATCTGGATGATGATGATCTGGACCTCATTGAGGAGAATTTAGGAGTGAAAGTAAAGAGAAGG aaAAAGAAGTACTCGCGTGTGAAGACCATGGATGATGAGGGGGAAGATGATGAGAAAGACATGATCGCTGATGAGATCTTCACTGGGGATGGTGATGGAGAAGGAGAGGTGGAGGAAGGAGAGGCTGTGGACACCCTTCACCAAAGAGAGGATGAAGAGGAGGAAGATGATGAGGAATCGG ATATTGATGATTTCATTGTGGATGATGATGGACAGCCCATCACTAAAAAGAAGGGAAAGAAATTCTCTGGCTACACTGATGC TGCTTTGCAAGAAGCTCAAGAGATTTTCGGTGGAGATTTTGACTTTGCTGAGTTTGACACTGAGGCGTATGATCATgcggaagaggaagaggaggatcaGGATGATGAGTCATGGGATCGGCCAAAGAAGCAGACCAAGAGAAGAGTTGGCCGCCGTAGCATATTTGAGATCTATGAGCCCAGTGAGCTGGAGAGCAGCCACATGACCGATCAAGACAATGAGATCCGCTCTACAGACATGCCAGAAAGATTCCAG TTGAGGGCCATCCCTGTAAAACCTGCTGAGGATGATGAACTTGAGGAAGAAGCTGAATGGATTTACAGGAATGCTTTCTCCACACCAACCATTTCCATGCAG GAGAGCACAGACTACCTGGATCGTGGGACAACCACTAATTTTAGCAGGAAGGGCCCCAGTACTATTGCAAAAATCAAAGAAGCTCTAAACTTCATGAGGAACCAACACTTTGAG GTTCCCTTCATTGCGTTCTACAGGAAGGAGTATGTGGAACCAGAGCTGAACATTAATGATCTGTGGAAGGTGTGGCAGTGGGATGAGAAG TGGACTCAGCTAAAGACCAGAAAACAGAACCTGACACGTCTCTTCCAGAGGATGCAGTCTTATCAGTTTGAGCAGATCTCAGCTGATCCTGACAAGCCATTGGCTGACTCGACTCGTCCTCTAGACACTACTGATATGGAGAG ACTGAAAGATGTCCAGTCTCTTGATGAGCTGGGAGACGTCTACAACCACTTCCTGCTCTACTATGGCCGAGACATTCCTAAGATGCAAAATGCAACCAAGGCCACCAAAAAGAAACTAAAGAAGATCAAGGAAGTGTCAGAGGAAGATG GAGAAGAAGTAGAAgtggaggaggaagaggaagaagaggagCAAAAGGGTCCAGATCTGAAACAAGCTTCCCGTAGAGATATGTACAGCATCTGTCAGAGCGCAGGCCTTG ATGGTCTTGCCAAGAAGTTTGGTCTGACCCCAGAGCAGTTTGGAGAAAACTTGCGAGACAGTTATCAGAGGCACGAAACCGAGCAGTTCCCAGCAGAGCCTTTGGAGCTGGCCAAGGACTATGTATGCAG TCAATTTAGCACCCCGGAAGCTGTTCTGGAAGGCGCCCGTTACATGGTGGCCATGCAGATTGCTCGTGAACCTCTGGTCAGACACGTGCTCAGACAGACCTTCCAGGAAAGGGCTAAGATTAACATCAAGCCGACGAAGAAGGGCAAGAAG GATGTGGATGAAGCACATTATGCCTATTCCTTTAAGTACCTGAAGAACAAGCCTGTGAAAGAGCTGAGTGGAGATCAGTTTTTGAAGATGTGCCTGGCTGAGGAGGAAGGCCTGCTCGCCATCGACATCTGCATTGACCTTGTGGGAGTCAAAGG GTACGGAGATCAGACCTACTTTGATGAGATTAAGCAGTTCTACTACAGGGATGAGTTCAGTCACCAGGTGCAGGAATGGAACAAGCAGAGAACTCTTGCAATTGAACGCTCCTTGCAGCAGTTCCTGTATCCTCAGATGGCCAAGGAGCTAAAAAACAAGCTTGTTGCTGAAGCTAAGGACAATATTGTTAAG TCTTGCTGCAAGAAGCTGTATAACTGGTTGAAGGTGGCTCCTTATCGGCCTGATCAGCAGGTAGAGGAAGATGATGACCTTATGGATGAATCGCAAGGAAAGGGTATCCGTGTACTCGGGGTGGCATTTGCTTCTGGCAG AGACACACCAGTGTTCTGCTCCCTCATTAATGGTGAAGGAGAGGTTGTGGACTTCCTTAGGCTTCCTTATTTCCTGAAGAGGAGAAATGCATGGAGAGAGGATGAAAGAGAGAAAAAG CTTCAGGATATTGAAAACCTCAAGAAATTCCTCCTTAGTAAGAAGCCACATGTTGTTGCTGTTGCTGGGGAGAATCG TGATGCTCATATGGTGATGGAGGACATCAAGCGCACCATCAGTGAGCTGGAGCAGGACTCCTCTCTGCCTGTGGTGGGAGTGGAGCAGGTGGATAATGAGCTGGCTGTGCTTTATATGAACAGCAAGAAGTCTGAG GCGGACTTCAGGGACTATCCACCTCTGCTTCGGCAGGCTGTGTCTGTGGCTCGCAAGATTCAGGACCCTCTAGTGGAGTTTGCCCAAGTCTGCAGCAGTGATGAGGACATCCTGTGTTTGAAACTGCATCCCCTGCAG GAGCATGTAGTGAAAGAGGAGCTGCTGGGTGCTCTTTACTGCGAGTTCATAAACCGGGTGAATGAGGTTGGTGTGGATGTAAACCGGGCTATTGCTCATCCTTACACCCAGAGCCTAGTCCAGTACATCTGTGGCCTTGGACCTAGAAAAGGCTCACACCTGCTCAAG ATTCTTAAACAGAACAACACTAGGTTAGAGAACCGAACCCAGTTGGTCACCATGTGCCATATGGGACCCAAAGTCTTCATCAACTGTGCTGGCTTCATCAAGATCGACACCGCCTCTCTTGGAGACAG CACTGACTCCTATATTGAGGTCCTGGACGGTTCTCGAGTACATCCGGAAACGTACGAGTGGGCACGTAAAATGGCAGTGGATGCTCTTGAGTACGACGAGTCGGCAGAAGATGCCAACCCAGCCGGAGCGCTTGAAGAGATTCTTGAGAACCCAGAAAGGCTGAAAGACCTGGATCTGGATGCCTTCGCTGAGGAGCTGGAGAGACAG ggttatGGTAATAAGGGAATTACACTGTACGACATCCGAGCTGAGCTCAGCTGTAGATATAAAGATTTGAGAGCCCCGTACAGACCTCCTAACACTGAAGAGGTCTTTAACATGCTCACCAAGGAGACGCCTGAGACCTTCTATATTG GTAAACTGATCACCTGTGTGGTGACTGGCATTGCTCACAGACGGCCACAAGGTGAGAGTTACGACCAGGCTATCCGTAATGATGAGACGGGTCTCTGGCAGTGTCCATTTTGCCAGCAGGACAACTTCCCTGAGCTCAGTGAG GTGTGGAATCACTTTGACAGCGGCTCATGCCCTGGTCAAGCCATTGGAGTAAGAACCAGGTTAGATAATGCTGTCACAGGCTTTATCCCGACAAAGTTTCTTAGTGACAAGGTGGTGAAGCACCCTGAGGAAAGAGTCAAG GTTGGCATGACTGTACACTGCCGCATCATGAAGATTGACATTGAGAAGTTCAACGTGGATCTCACTTGTAGAACATCTGACCTGGGTGACAAGAACAACGAATGGAAGCTTCCCAAAGATACCTACTATGATTTCGATGCTGAGACAGATGATGTGAAACAGGAAGAAGAGCAAAAGAAGAAACAGCAGAGAACCA cTTATATTAAGCGAGTGATCGCTCACCCGTCCTTCCACAACATCAACTTCAAGCAAGCAGAGAAGATGATGGAATCCATGGACCAAGGTGATGTGGTAATTCGACCCAGCAGTAAAGGGGAGAACCACCTGACGGTTACATGGAAGGTGGCTGATGGGATCTATCAGCACGTGGACGTCCGTGAGGAGGGTAAAGAAAATGCATTCAGCCTTGGACATACTCTTTGGATCAACACTGAG GAGTTTGAGGATCTGGATGAAATCACAGCCAGGTATGTCCAGCCCATGGCTGCGTTCGCACGAGATCTGCTCAGCCACAAGTATTTCCACGAGTGCAATGGAGGTGATAGGAAG AAAATGGAGGAGCTTCTCGTAAGGTCCAAAAAAGAGAAGCCGACATTCATCCCTTACTACGTTTCAGCTTGTAGAGACCTGCCAGGCAAATTTCTGCTGGGCTACCAGCCTAGAGGGAAGCCAAG gaTAGAGTATGTAACCATCACTCCAGATGGCTTTAGGTATCGCTCTCAGATATTCCCAACAGTCAATGGTCTCTTCCGCTGGTTCAAGGACCACTACCAGGATCCTGTACCAG GCGTCACACCAACCAGCAGCAGAACAAGAACACCAGCATCAGTGAACGCCACACCTGCCAACATCAACATTGCTG ACTTGACTCGAGCGGTCAACGCTCTCCCACGAAACATGACATCCCAGATGTTCAACGCCATTGCCGCGGTTACAGGTCAAGGCCAAAATCCCAACACGACGCCGGCCCAGTGGGCCTCCAGTCAGTATGGTTACAGCGGTGGCAGCAGTGCTGGTGGTGGCGGCAGCAGCAGCGCTTATCAC GTATTTGCAACACCCCAGCAGCCAATTGCGACACCCATGATGACGCCCAGTTACTCTTACACCACACCTGGCCAGCAGCAGGCCATGACCACGCCGCAGTATCCCAGCAGCACCCCGCAGTCCTCACACGGACACCATCAGCATTCGTCCTCCACGCCATCATCCTCGTCATCGAGAGTGCGGACACCACAGCCCAA GACAAGTTCCCACACTGCCGTGGACTGGGGTAAGATGGCTGAACAGTGGCTGCAGGAGAAAGAAGCCGAGCGGCGGAAGCAAAAGACGCCCCGCATGACGCCCAGACCTTCCCCCAGCCCCATGATCGAGAGCACGCCCATGTCCATCGCCGGAGACGCCACTCCCCTCCTGGACGAGATGGACCGATAG
- the supt6h gene encoding transcription elongation factor SPT6 isoform X1, with protein MSDFIESEAEESEEEFEEKDLKPKKTQRFMEDDEEEEEENTEDQDEHGNLRGLIDDGDVEEEEEEPRSAPEDSDSGEEVRHRRRKRSYDDYLDDDDLDLIEENLGVKVKRRKKKYSRVKTMDDEGEDDEKDMIADEIFTGDGDGEGEVEEGEAVDTLHQREDEEEEDDEESDIDDFIVDDDGQPITKKKGKKFSGYTDAALQEAQEIFGGDFDFAEFDTEAYDHAEEEEEDQDDESWDRPKKQTKRRVGRRSIFEIYEPSELESSHMTDQDNEIRSTDMPERFQLRAIPVKPAEDDELEEEAEWIYRNAFSTPTISMQESTDYLDRGTTTNFSRKGPSTIAKIKEALNFMRNQHFEVPFIAFYRKEYVEPELNINDLWKVWQWDEKWTQLKTRKQNLTRLFQRMQSYQFEQISADPDKPLADSTRPLDTTDMERLKDVQSLDELGDVYNHFLLYYGRDIPKMQNATKATKKKLKKIKEVSEEDGEEVEVEEEEEEEEQKGPDLKQASRRDMYSICQSAGLDGLAKKFGLTPEQFGENLRDSYQRHETEQFPAEPLELAKDYVCSQFSTPEAVLEGARYMVAMQIAREPLVRHVLRQTFQERAKINIKPTKKGKKDVDEAHYAYSFKYLKNKPVKELSGDQFLKMCLAEEEGLLAIDICIDLVGVKGYGDQTYFDEIKQFYYRDEFSHQVQEWNKQRTLAIERSLQQFLYPQMAKELKNKLVAEAKDNIVKSCCKKLYNWLKVAPYRPDQQVEEDDDLMDESQGKGIRVLGVAFASGRDTPVFCSLINGEGEVVDFLRLPYFLKRRNAWREDEREKKLQDIENLKKFLLSKKPHVVAVAGENRDAHMVMEDIKRTISELEQDSSLPVVGVEQVDNELAVLYMNSKKSEADFRDYPPLLRQAVSVARKIQDPLVEFAQVCSSDEDILCLKLHPLQEHVVKEELLGALYCEFINRVNEVGVDVNRAIAHPYTQSLVQYICGLGPRKGSHLLKILKQNNTRLENRTQLVTMCHMGPKVFINCAGFIKIDTASLGDSTDSYIEVLDGSRVHPETYEWARKMAVDALEYDESAEDANPAGALEEILENPERLKDLDLDAFAEELERQGYGNKGITLYDIRAELSCRYKDLRAPYRPPNTEEVFNMLTKETPETFYIGKLITCVVTGIAHRRPQGESYDQAIRNDETGLWQCPFCQQDNFPELSEVWNHFDSGSCPGQAIGVRTRLDNAVTGFIPTKFLSDKVVKHPEERVKVGMTVHCRIMKIDIEKFNVDLTCRTSDLGDKNNEWKLPKDTYYDFDAETDDVKQEEEQKKKQQRTTYIKRVIAHPSFHNINFKQAEKMMESMDQGDVVIRPSSKGENHLTVTWKVADGIYQHVDVREEGKENAFSLGHTLWINTEEFEDLDEITARYVQPMAAFARDLLSHKYFHECNGGDRKKMEELLVRSKKEKPTFIPYYVSACRDLPGKFLLGYQPRGKPRIEYVTITPDGFRYRSQIFPTVNGLFRWFKDHYQDPVPGVTPTSSRTRTPASVNATPANINIADLTRAVNALPRNMTSQMFNAIAAVTGQGQNPNTTPAQWASSQYGYSGGSSAGGGGSSSAYHVFATPQQPIATPMMTPSYSYTTPGQQQAMTTPQYPSSTPQSSHGHHQHSSSTPSSSSSRVRTPQPKTSSHTAVDWGKMAEQWLQEKEAERRKQKTPRMTPRPSPSPMIESTPMSIAGDATPLLDEMDR; from the exons ATGTCTGACTTCATCGAGAGCGAGGCTGAGGAGTCAGAGGAGGAGTTTGAGGAGAAAGACCTGAAGCCCAAGAAGACGCAGAGATTTATGGAAGATGATG aagaagaggaagaagagaATACTGAAGATCAGGATGAGCATGGAAACCTGAGAGGACTCATTGATGATGGCGAtgtggaagaagaagaagaagaaccgCGAAGTGCACCAGAGGACAGTGACTCTGGTGAAGAGGTCCGTCATCGTCGCAGGAAACGAA GTTACGATGACTATCTGGATGATGATGATCTGGACCTCATTGAGGAGAATTTAGGAGTGAAAGTAAAGAGAAGG aaAAAGAAGTACTCGCGTGTGAAGACCATGGATGATGAGGGGGAAGATGATGAGAAAGACATGATCGCTGATGAGATCTTCACTGGGGATGGTGATGGAGAAGGAGAGGTGGAGGAAGGAGAGGCTGTGGACACCCTTCACCAAAGAGAGGATGAAGAGGAGGAAGATGATGAGGAATCGG ATATTGATGATTTCATTGTGGATGATGATGGACAGCCCATCACTAAAAAGAAGGGAAAGAAATTCTCTGGCTACACTGATGC TGCTTTGCAAGAAGCTCAAGAGATTTTCGGTGGAGATTTTGACTTTGCTGAGTTTGACACTGAGGCGTATGATCATgcggaagaggaagaggaggatcaGGATGATGAGTCATGGGATCGGCCAAAGAAGCAGACCAAGAGAAGAGTTGGCCGCCGTAGCATATTTGAGATCTATGAGCCCAGTGAGCTGGAGAGCAGCCACATGACCGATCAAGACAATGAGATCCGCTCTACAGACATGCCAGAAAGATTCCAG TTGAGGGCCATCCCTGTAAAACCTGCTGAGGATGATGAACTTGAGGAAGAAGCTGAATGGATTTACAGGAATGCTTTCTCCACACCAACCATTTCCATGCAG GAGAGCACAGACTACCTGGATCGTGGGACAACCACTAATTTTAGCAGGAAGGGCCCCAGTACTATTGCAAAAATCAAAGAAGCTCTAAACTTCATGAGGAACCAACACTTTGAG GTTCCCTTCATTGCGTTCTACAGGAAGGAGTATGTGGAACCAGAGCTGAACATTAATGATCTGTGGAAGGTGTGGCAGTGGGATGAGAAG TGGACTCAGCTAAAGACCAGAAAACAGAACCTGACACGTCTCTTCCAGAGGATGCAGTCTTATCAGTTTGAGCAGATCTCAGCTGATCCTGACAAGCCATTGGCTGACTCGACTCGTCCTCTAGACACTACTGATATGGAGAG ACTGAAAGATGTCCAGTCTCTTGATGAGCTGGGAGACGTCTACAACCACTTCCTGCTCTACTATGGCCGAGACATTCCTAAGATGCAAAATGCAACCAAGGCCACCAAAAAGAAACTAAAGAAGATCAAGGAAGTGTCAGAGGAAGATG GAGAAGAAGTAGAAgtggaggaggaagaggaagaagaggagCAAAAGGGTCCAGATCTGAAACAAGCTTCCCGTAGAGATATGTACAGCATCTGTCAGAGCGCAGGCCTTG ATGGTCTTGCCAAGAAGTTTGGTCTGACCCCAGAGCAGTTTGGAGAAAACTTGCGAGACAGTTATCAGAGGCACGAAACCGAGCAGTTCCCAGCAGAGCCTTTGGAGCTGGCCAAGGACTATGTATGCAG TCAATTTAGCACCCCGGAAGCTGTTCTGGAAGGCGCCCGTTACATGGTGGCCATGCAGATTGCTCGTGAACCTCTGGTCAGACACGTGCTCAGACAGACCTTCCAGGAAAGGGCTAAGATTAACATCAAGCCGACGAAGAAGGGCAAGAAG GATGTGGATGAAGCACATTATGCCTATTCCTTTAAGTACCTGAAGAACAAGCCTGTGAAAGAGCTGAGTGGAGATCAGTTTTTGAAGATGTGCCTGGCTGAGGAGGAAGGCCTGCTCGCCATCGACATCTGCATTGACCTTGTGGGAGTCAAAGG GTACGGAGATCAGACCTACTTTGATGAGATTAAGCAGTTCTACTACAGGGATGAGTTCAGTCACCAGGTGCAGGAATGGAACAAGCAGAGAACTCTTGCAATTGAACGCTCCTTGCAGCAGTTCCTGTATCCTCAGATGGCCAAGGAGCTAAAAAACAAGCTTGTTGCTGAAGCTAAGGACAATATTGTTAAG TCTTGCTGCAAGAAGCTGTATAACTGGTTGAAGGTGGCTCCTTATCGGCCTGATCAGCAGGTAGAGGAAGATGATGACCTTATGGATGAATCGCAAGGAAAGGGTATCCGTGTACTCGGGGTGGCATTTGCTTCTGGCAG AGACACACCAGTGTTCTGCTCCCTCATTAATGGTGAAGGAGAGGTTGTGGACTTCCTTAGGCTTCCTTATTTCCTGAAGAGGAGAAATGCATGGAGAGAGGATGAAAGAGAGAAAAAG CTTCAGGATATTGAAAACCTCAAGAAATTCCTCCTTAGTAAGAAGCCACATGTTGTTGCTGTTGCTGGGGAGAATCG TGATGCTCATATGGTGATGGAGGACATCAAGCGCACCATCAGTGAGCTGGAGCAGGACTCCTCTCTGCCTGTGGTGGGAGTGGAGCAGGTGGATAATGAGCTGGCTGTGCTTTATATGAACAGCAAGAAGTCTGAG GCGGACTTCAGGGACTATCCACCTCTGCTTCGGCAGGCTGTGTCTGTGGCTCGCAAGATTCAGGACCCTCTAGTGGAGTTTGCCCAAGTCTGCAGCAGTGATGAGGACATCCTGTGTTTGAAACTGCATCCCCTGCAG GAGCATGTAGTGAAAGAGGAGCTGCTGGGTGCTCTTTACTGCGAGTTCATAAACCGGGTGAATGAGGTTGGTGTGGATGTAAACCGGGCTATTGCTCATCCTTACACCCAGAGCCTAGTCCAGTACATCTGTGGCCTTGGACCTAGAAAAGGCTCACACCTGCTCAAG ATTCTTAAACAGAACAACACTAGGTTAGAGAACCGAACCCAGTTGGTCACCATGTGCCATATGGGACCCAAAGTCTTCATCAACTGTGCTGGCTTCATCAAGATCGACACCGCCTCTCTTGGAGACAG CACTGACTCCTATATTGAGGTCCTGGACGGTTCTCGAGTACATCCGGAAACGTACGAGTGGGCACGTAAAATGGCAGTGGATGCTCTTGAGTACGACGAGTCGGCAGAAGATGCCAACCCAGCCGGAGCGCTTGAAGAGATTCTTGAGAACCCAGAAAGGCTGAAAGACCTGGATCTGGATGCCTTCGCTGAGGAGCTGGAGAGACAG ggttatGGTAATAAGGGAATTACACTGTACGACATCCGAGCTGAGCTCAGCTGTAGATATAAAGATTTGAGAGCCCCGTACAGACCTCCTAACACTGAAGAGGTCTTTAACATGCTCACCAAGGAGACGCCTGAGACCTTCTATATTG GTAAACTGATCACCTGTGTGGTGACTGGCATTGCTCACAGACGGCCACAAGGTGAGAGTTACGACCAGGCTATCCGTAATGATGAGACGGGTCTCTGGCAGTGTCCATTTTGCCAGCAGGACAACTTCCCTGAGCTCAGTGAG GTGTGGAATCACTTTGACAGCGGCTCATGCCCTGGTCAAGCCATTGGAGTAAGAACCAGGTTAGATAATGCTGTCACAGGCTTTATCCCGACAAAGTTTCTTAGTGACAAGGTGGTGAAGCACCCTGAGGAAAGAGTCAAG GTTGGCATGACTGTACACTGCCGCATCATGAAGATTGACATTGAGAAGTTCAACGTGGATCTCACTTGTAGAACATCTGACCTGGGTGACAAGAACAACGAATGGAAGCTTCCCAAAGATACCTACTATGATTTCGATGCTGAGACAGATGATGTGAAACAGGAAGAAGAGCAAAAGAAGAAACAGCAGAGAACCA cTTATATTAAGCGAGTGATCGCTCACCCGTCCTTCCACAACATCAACTTCAAGCAAGCAGAGAAGATGATGGAATCCATGGACCAAGGTGATGTGGTAATTCGACCCAGCAGTAAAGGGGAGAACCACCTGACGGTTACATGGAAGGTGGCTGATGGGATCTATCAGCACGTGGACGTCCGTGAGGAGGGTAAAGAAAATGCATTCAGCCTTGGACATACTCTTTGGATCAACACTGAG GAGTTTGAGGATCTGGATGAAATCACAGCCAGGTATGTCCAGCCCATGGCTGCGTTCGCACGAGATCTGCTCAGCCACAAGTATTTCCACGAGTGCAATGGAGGTGATAGGAAG AAAATGGAGGAGCTTCTCGTAAGGTCCAAAAAAGAGAAGCCGACATTCATCCCTTACTACGTTTCAGCTTGTAGAGACCTGCCAGGCAAATTTCTGCTGGGCTACCAGCCTAGAGGGAAGCCAAG gaTAGAGTATGTAACCATCACTCCAGATGGCTTTAGGTATCGCTCTCAGATATTCCCAACAGTCAATGGTCTCTTCCGCTGGTTCAAGGACCACTACCAGGATCCTGTACCAG GCGTCACACCAACCAGCAGCAGAACAAGAACACCAGCATCAGTGAACGCCACACCTGCCAACATCAACATTGCTG ACTTGACTCGAGCGGTCAACGCTCTCCCACGAAACATGACATCCCAGATGTTCAACGCCATTGCCGCGGTTACAGGTCAAGGCCAAAATCCCAACACGACGCCGGCCCAGTGGGCCTCCAGTCAGTATGGTTACAGCGGTGGCAGCAGTGCTGGTGGTGGCGGCAGCAGCAGCGCTTATCAC GTATTTGCAACACCCCAGCAGCCAATTGCGACACCCATGATGACGCCCAGTTACTCTTACACCACACCTGGCCAGCAGCAGGCCATGACCACGCCGCAGTATCCCAGCAGCACCCCGCAGTCCTCACACGGACACCATCAGCATTCGTCCTCCACGCCATCATCCTCGTCATCGAGAGTGCGGACACCACAGCCCAA GACAAGTTCCCACACTGCCGTGGACTGGGGTAAGATGGCTGAACAGTGGCTGCAGGAGAAAGAAGCCGAGCGGCGGAAGCAAAAGACGCCCCGCATGACGCCCAGACCTTCCCCCAGCCCCATGATCGAGAGCACGCCCATGTCCATCGCCGGAGACGCCACTCCCCTCCTGGACGAGATGGACCGATAG
- the sdf2 gene encoding stromal cell-derived factor 2 gives MDSLRFLRVQLPITVLLSCMFTLSSGSEMTFVTCGSVVKLLNVKHNVRLHSHDVRYGSGSGQQSVTGVTTVEDSNSYWSVRGTSDAGCHRGTPVQCGQNIRLTHVNTGRNLHSHYFTSPLSSNQEVSAFGENGEGDHLDEWTVLCTGSIWQRDESVRFRHTATDALLSVTGEQYGRPIHGQREVHGMMVSSSHSYWKTMEGVFMKPSETGSKDFSSPLHTEF, from the exons ATGGACAGTTTGAGGTTCTTACGGGTTCAGTTGCCGATAACAGTATTATTGTCATGTATGTTTACATTGTCCTCCGGTAGTGAAATGACTTTTGTAACGTGCGGGTCGGTAGTGAAGCTTCTCAACGTAAAACACAACGTCAGATTACACTCTCACGATGTTCGCTATGGATCCG GTAGTGGTCAGCAGTCAGTGACCGGTGTAACCACAGTAGAGGACAGTAACAGTTATTGGAGTGTGCGGGGCACCAGTGATGCTGGGTGCCATCGAGGGACTCCCGTACAGTGTGGACAAAACATCCGGTTGACCCATGTAAACACGGGCCGCAATCTACACAGCCACTACTTTACTTCTCCTCTTTCTTCAAATCAG GAGGTGAGTGCCTTTGGTGAAAACGGCGAGGGTGACCATCTGGACGAGTGGACTGTTTTGTGTACAGGCTCTATTTGGCAGCGGGATGAGTCCGTTCGGTTCCGCCACACGGCTACCGATGCTCTGCTGTCTGTGACGGGAGAACAGTACGGCAGACCCATCCACGGCCAGAGGGAAGTGCACGGCATGATGGTCAGCAGCTCACACAGTTACTGGAAAACAATGGAGGGCGTCTTCATGAAACCCAGTGAGACTGGATCCAAGGA